One window of the Tetragenococcus koreensis genome contains the following:
- the ruvB gene encoding Holliday junction branch migration DNA helicase RuvB: MTERISSPNANQEEEIYEKSLRPQFLSQYIGQDKVKDELTIYIKAAKNREEALDHVLLYGPPGLGKTTMAMVIANEMEVHLRTTSGPSIEKPGDLIATLNELEPGDVLFIDEIHRLPRVAEEMLYSAMEDFYVDIMVGQGTTAHPVHFPLPPFTLIGATTRAGMLSAPLRDRFGIISHMEYYEEKDLKEIVLRSSTVFQTEIVTEGAVEIARRSRGTPRVANRLLKRIRDFAQVQADGVIDQKIADRALSLLQVDSAGLDYIDQKLIKTMIELYGGGPVGLSTLSVNIGEEQETVEDMYEPFLIQKGFLKRTPRGRIATIRSYEHFHYPYQDKLD, from the coding sequence ATGACAGAACGAATAAGTTCGCCAAATGCAAACCAAGAAGAAGAAATTTATGAAAAATCTTTGCGCCCCCAATTTTTATCGCAATATATTGGCCAAGACAAAGTAAAAGACGAATTGACGATCTATATCAAGGCAGCCAAGAATAGAGAGGAAGCTCTTGACCATGTACTGTTGTATGGCCCACCTGGTTTAGGAAAAACAACAATGGCCATGGTAATTGCTAATGAGATGGAAGTTCACTTACGCACTACAAGTGGCCCATCTATCGAAAAACCAGGGGATCTGATTGCAACATTGAATGAATTAGAACCAGGCGATGTGTTATTTATAGATGAAATCCATCGATTGCCTCGGGTAGCCGAGGAAATGTTGTATTCAGCAATGGAAGATTTTTATGTAGATATTATGGTAGGGCAAGGGACAACTGCTCATCCAGTTCATTTTCCTTTACCGCCATTTACCTTGATCGGCGCCACAACCAGAGCAGGGATGCTTTCTGCCCCATTAAGAGATCGCTTTGGTATTATCTCTCATATGGAATACTATGAGGAAAAAGATCTGAAAGAAATTGTTTTACGGTCTTCGACTGTTTTTCAAACAGAAATTGTTACAGAAGGAGCAGTTGAGATTGCAAGACGATCTCGTGGTACGCCGCGGGTTGCCAATCGTTTATTAAAACGAATTCGTGACTTTGCTCAAGTACAAGCAGATGGTGTGATTGATCAAAAAATTGCGGATAGGGCTTTATCGCTATTGCAGGTTGATAGTGCAGGGCTAGATTATATTGATCAAAAATTAATTAAGACGATGATTGAATTATATGGTGGCGGACCTGTTGGATTGAGTACATTATCGGTTAATATAGGTGAAGAACAAGAGACAGTAGAAGATATGTATGAACCCTTTTTGATTCAGAAAGGATTTTTAAAGCGTACGCCGAGAGGTAGAATTGCTACCATTCGCTCTTATGAACATTTCCATTATCCTTACCAGGATAAATTAGACTAA
- the ruvA gene encoding Holliday junction branch migration protein RuvA has product MYEYIIGNLTEIHPAYIVIENNGIGYLIAVGNPYQYSDQMNQQIKVFVHQVIREDAHTLYGFNTLEEKRLFLRLISVSGIGPKSGLAIMANEDHEGLITAIESSNITFLTKFPGVGKKTAQQLILDLQGKLEEAPTTNKNTTQTQENPALNESMEALQALGYTDKEIKKVYKILQQEEPMTTDEYLRMALKVMMKK; this is encoded by the coding sequence ATGTACGAATATATAATTGGAAATTTAACAGAGATCCATCCTGCTTATATCGTTATAGAAAATAATGGTATTGGCTACCTAATCGCTGTAGGAAACCCTTATCAATACAGTGATCAAATGAATCAACAAATAAAAGTTTTTGTTCATCAAGTCATTCGAGAAGATGCGCATACATTATATGGCTTTAACACGTTGGAAGAAAAAAGATTATTTTTACGTTTGATTAGTGTCTCTGGAATCGGACCTAAGAGTGGGCTGGCAATTATGGCAAATGAAGACCACGAAGGGCTAATCACAGCAATTGAATCTTCCAATATCACTTTTTTGACAAAATTTCCTGGTGTCGGTAAAAAAACTGCCCAGCAATTAATTTTAGATTTGCAAGGTAAGCTGGAAGAAGCGCCAACGACAAATAAAAATACGACACAGACACAAGAAAATCCAGCGCTAAATGAATCAATGGAAGCTTTACAAGCTTTAGGTTATACTGATAAGGAAATCAAGAAAGTTTATAAAATATTGCAACAAGAAGAACCAATGACTACCGATGAATATTTGCGGATGGCATTGAAAGTAATGATGAAAAAATAA
- the msrB gene encoding peptide-methionine (R)-S-oxide reductase MsrB — protein sequence MSEYTKKDLKEQLSSTAYEVTQENGTERPFSGKYDDFYEKGIYVDVVSGEPLFASSSKYDAGCGWPSFSQPIPGSSIQEKADFTLAQPRTEVRSSQADSHLGHVFNDGPKEEGGLRYCINSAALTFVPLNDMDKKGYGDYVKYVE from the coding sequence ATGTCTGAATATACGAAAAAAGATTTAAAAGAACAGCTTTCCTCTACTGCTTATGAAGTAACACAAGAAAATGGGACAGAGCGCCCTTTTTCTGGAAAATATGATGACTTTTATGAAAAGGGAATTTATGTAGATGTGGTAAGTGGAGAACCACTTTTTGCTTCATCGAGTAAATATGATGCTGGTTGCGGCTGGCCGTCATTCTCTCAACCCATACCTGGTTCAAGTATCCAAGAAAAAGCTGATTTTACTTTAGCACAACCACGGACGGAAGTAAGAAGTAGCCAAGCAGACTCGCATTTAGGTCATGTTTTTAATGATGGTCCAAAAGAAGAAGGTGGTTTGCGTTATTGTATTAACTCAGCTGCTTTAACGTTCGTCCCTTTAAATGACATGGACAAAAAGGGATATGGCGATTACGTGAAATATGTAGAATAG